In Ochrobactrum vermis, the following proteins share a genomic window:
- a CDS encoding CvpA family protein, which produces MPITMLDGILLGITLVSAVLAMVRGFSREVLSLVSWAAAAAAAYLFYQPVLPFVQPYINNETIAKIAAAGAVFLVVLIVVSLITMKIADFIIDSRIGALDRTLGFLFGGVRGVLLVVVAMLFFNWLVPTNQPAWVTNAKSKPMLDSFGQQLIDLLPANPDQMIDKFKPHQNAPASGEQEEAPVPDDAPAQQ; this is translated from the coding sequence ATGCCGATAACCATGCTTGATGGAATTCTACTCGGGATAACGCTGGTTTCAGCTGTTCTGGCGATGGTGCGCGGTTTTTCCCGCGAAGTGTTGTCGCTGGTATCCTGGGCGGCAGCGGCCGCTGCAGCTTATCTTTTTTACCAGCCGGTTCTGCCTTTCGTGCAGCCCTATATCAATAACGAAACCATCGCGAAAATCGCCGCCGCTGGCGCGGTCTTTCTTGTGGTGCTGATCGTCGTCTCGCTGATCACCATGAAGATCGCAGACTTCATCATCGATAGCCGCATCGGGGCGCTCGACCGCACGCTCGGCTTTCTGTTCGGCGGTGTGCGTGGTGTGCTTCTGGTGGTCGTTGCCATGCTGTTCTTCAACTGGCTCGTTCCGACGAACCAGCCAGCCTGGGTGACCAACGCGAAATCTAAACCAATGCTCGATTCTTTCGGCCAGCAACTGATCGATCTTCTGCCGGCCAACCCCGACCAGATGATCGACAAGTTCAAGCCACACCAGAATGCTCCGGCTTCTGGTGAGCAGGAAGAGGCACCTGTCCCAGACGACGCGCCTGCACAGCAGTAA
- the purF gene encoding amidophosphoribosyltransferase has translation MTSHSSENASFMLDEDTLHEECGVFGILGHEDAAALTALGLHALQHRGQEAAGIVSYHNRRFHSERHMGLVGDHFTDAATLNRLPGDRAIGHVRYSTTGETILRNVQPLFAELEVGGIAIAHNGNFTNGITLRKQLIASGAIFQATSDTEVVLHMIARSRHSSSSDRFVDAIRQVEGGYAMLALTRTKLIAARDPIGIRPLVMGELDGKPIFCSETCALDIIGAKYIRDVENGEVVICEIQKDGSITTESIKAENPQPERLCLFEYVYFARPDSVVGGRSVYVARKNMGMELAKEAGIEADVVVPVPDGGTPAALGFAQASGIPFEYGIIRNHYVGRTFIEPTQQIRALGVKLKHSANRAMIEGKRVVLVDDSIVRGTTSVKIVQMIRDAGAKEVHIRVASPMIYHPDFYGIDTPHADKLLANQHKDLESMCRYIGADSLAFLSIDGLYKAVGGKPRDPKAPAFTDHYFTGEYPTRLLDQEGESNVHTLSLLASNG, from the coding sequence ATGACCAGCCATTCTTCTGAAAATGCCTCCTTCATGCTGGATGAAGACACCCTGCATGAAGAGTGCGGTGTCTTTGGCATACTTGGCCATGAAGACGCAGCCGCACTGACAGCATTGGGCTTGCATGCTCTTCAGCATCGCGGGCAGGAAGCCGCCGGTATCGTTTCCTATCACAATCGCCGCTTTCATTCCGAGCGCCATATGGGTCTCGTCGGCGATCATTTCACCGATGCGGCGACGCTCAATCGCCTGCCGGGCGACCGTGCTATCGGCCATGTGCGCTACTCCACCACCGGCGAGACGATCCTGCGCAATGTGCAGCCATTGTTCGCGGAACTGGAAGTCGGCGGCATCGCAATTGCCCATAACGGCAATTTCACCAACGGCATCACACTGCGCAAGCAACTGATTGCCTCCGGCGCGATTTTCCAAGCGACATCCGACACGGAAGTCGTGCTGCACATGATTGCCCGTTCACGCCATTCTTCCTCGTCCGACCGTTTCGTCGATGCCATCCGGCAGGTCGAGGGCGGCTACGCCATGCTGGCTTTGACCCGCACCAAGCTGATCGCCGCGCGTGATCCGATCGGCATCCGGCCGCTCGTCATGGGCGAGCTCGACGGCAAGCCTATCTTCTGCTCGGAGACCTGCGCCCTCGACATTATCGGCGCGAAATATATTCGTGACGTCGAAAACGGCGAAGTGGTCATCTGCGAGATCCAGAAGGACGGCTCCATCACTACCGAATCCATCAAGGCTGAAAACCCGCAGCCGGAACGCCTCTGCCTGTTCGAATATGTCTATTTCGCCCGTCCCGACTCTGTCGTCGGCGGTCGCAGCGTCTATGTCGCGCGCAAGAATATGGGCATGGAGCTCGCCAAGGAAGCCGGCATTGAAGCCGATGTGGTTGTACCGGTGCCCGATGGCGGCACGCCCGCTGCCCTCGGCTTTGCGCAGGCAAGCGGCATTCCGTTCGAATATGGCATCATCCGCAACCACTATGTGGGCCGCACCTTTATCGAGCCGACACAGCAAATTCGCGCACTTGGCGTCAAGTTGAAGCATTCTGCCAACCGCGCCATGATCGAAGGCAAGCGCGTCGTGCTGGTGGATGATTCCATCGTGCGCGGCACCACCTCCGTCAAGATCGTCCAGATGATCCGCGACGCAGGCGCAAAGGAAGTGCATATCCGCGTGGCAAGTCCAATGATTTACCATCCGGATTTCTACGGTATCGACACCCCCCATGCCGATAAGCTGCTGGCCAACCAGCACAAAGACCTGGAATCCATGTGCCGTTATATCGGCGCGGATTCCCTGGCGTTCCTTTCCATTGACGGGCTCTACAAGGCTGTCGGTGGAAAGCCACGTGATCCGAAAGCGCCCGCTTTCACCGATCACTATTTCACGGGCGAATATCCGACCCGCCTCCTCGATCAGGAAGGCGAGAGCAACGTGCACACGCTGTCGCTGCTCGCCAGCAACGGCTGA